The nucleotide window AACTCATGTTTtaggaagaaaaaaatatgtcaAAGTCATGTAgctaatatttattattaatttattttaaaattttattttgaagatATTACTATTAGGAAGCGTATGAGCTAGGGTATATTACCCCACCCTCTAATTTTCTATATGTATGTACAAAGAACATTCACACCAACACACAACGAGAAAGAGATTCTTCTTTCagtatttaaaaaacaaaactgtGTACtggaaaaaaaagataaagagaTGGAAGTTGAACCAAAGTTCAAGAGAATATGTGTGTTTTGTGGAAGTAGTGCTGGTAATAAAACCAGTTACAGAGATGCTGCTATCGAACTCGGAGCCGAACTGGTAAACATTCCAAGTTCTTTCTTTcgtgttctcttcttctttcttttctttagaATCTTGTTCTTTATTATTTGCTTTTCTTAGTTCTTCGTTTTGTATATACAAGAAAAGTAGCTTTGAATCTGGAGATTAAACTATTTATCTTTTTGTCACAGTTTATGAGCAACCCTAAAAAGTCTGTTTTTTCCTCTCTCGGTTTGAAAACCTTTGAACTCATGTCTCAGATTTTGAAACGGTGGAAAACCAAAACCACATGATATTCCTTctatttcagatttttcatgGCTCATTTTAGTTAACTCTATATTGCTATTAAATTGGCATTTATCAAAACAAACTAAAAGCAAAACAATACAGATAGCTTATACCATTTCTTAATCACCTTGTATTCACTCAAACACACTAACAATACTTGGTGTATATTAGCAATAGCAGAGAGAAGACTAATGGATCTTTATTGATATTAGTCCGTACAATATTTGAGATAAATTTTGCGGTTACcaataatatattgttttgaaTATCAAACGTTGCAtgtcaaataaattataaatttacatATACCACCAAAACAAAAAGGTGGGTTTACTCAATAACATGTCTTCACTAAATCATTTTAGCCATTTAGAGTCAGTGAAGCCAACTAttcatattaattataattGCCCATTATCTTCTTTAGATGGTTTTTATTCGGAAGAATATCATCGTCAGTTTGTGCATACTGTGGTCACTGGTAAAAGTATAGTTCCAAAGCTTAGAAAATAAAAAGGGATgaaattcaaaattattttagttgaaTTGTTATTGGAACGCTCATACTTTTTTACCATCTTTTTcatgtacttttttttttttttttcatgtactTTCATAAGTACTCTTACCAAAAATGTGATTATGGAGTTTCCGcatttaaagtttttttctaCAATATCTTTATCCACTATTACGTGTGtgattttttctctcttttatcGACAGTTGTATTTACTAGTTAGCTATGACAACAACTACTAAAACCAAATGTTTATTTCCTAGGTATCCAAAAATATCGATCTTGTCTATGGTGGAGGGAGCATTGGTTTAATGGGTTTGATTTCTCAAGCTGTTTACAATGGAGGTCGCCATGTCATCGGGTTAGCTTTCTACATTTTTTTAGTTTCAGTTTTCTCCAGTCATTAAAGTTTAAAATGTAAcaattattaaaagatataatctTAGCATACGTGTAGTAGTATTTGTGacgtttattttttaaaactaactgTTTTGTCTTGTTACTGTCTACAGGGTTATCCCCAAGACACTAATGCCAAAAGAGGTACGTCCGAAATATAActccaaaataatattattggtTTTTGCCACTTTTCATACAACAAATAAAGAATTTCGACAAATTGGTGGTAGATAATAGAATATATACATCAACCTCAGAAATGTTATCTTTAGACATGTATCGCATATTTGTCTTATATCATAGAGGGTTTCAATTGAGACAAAAAGCCTCCAATTTATTGGGCagtgatattttcatatttcctttttcttttatttcttttaaaaaacaattttattaattttagagattttgagtgatttaaaataaaaaaattaatgtcaCCAATATGTTGCCCAAAATATGATTAGCTTTCTACGAAAGGGGTCAAAGTGATAAATATAAGACAACCATCTCGAAAGACTAAATCATCATTACACCTATCCTTTATCACAACATAATGGGCTAACATATGATTGCATATAGCTAAAATTGGATTTGTAAATTACAGTCGAATCATTTATCAGATTCACAAAttgcaaaataaaattttgtgggAGGATGGATACCATAAAACAAGTGGTGTGAGTGTGTAAGACTTTTTGTCATTTTGTTTTGGAATATACATAAGACACACACAAGTGGTACTGAATGgctataacaataataataatttgtaaaTTGTATATGTGAATAAAGATAACAGGAGAGACAGTGGGAGAAGTGAAGGCAGTAGCAGACATGCACGAAAGGAAAGCTGAAATGGCTAAGCACTCTGATGCTTTTATTGCTTTGCCTGGTTGGTTCCTTCATTTTTCTTATCcacatttttaatgtattattgttttgattagCAATATTGTACTGGTAGAAAGTCTACCATCTCTTGTGTTACCATTCTGTAACATGGTAAAAAGATGGTTCAAACATGCaaattttattattcacatggaaaattgccaaaaatatcatatttatagtacaacttctcatgtttacactaaccacttttattatcacttttaatgaagggtaaaaaacatttataatcttaggattaactaatctagacttagggtttagagttgagaggtGGAGTAGGATTtttagaatgtgaaatttaggattataataaatatataaataaatacttaaaaaaaatttaaaaatagtttcaaaagaaattttgaaaaaaaaatattcaaaaaatatttttattttatttatttatttatttaaataattatttaatatatatatataacaaatgtaTAAGAGTATTTTACcacttaatgaataaattatttttgaaaatatctttttAGTGGTGATAAAAATGAATAATGATACCAAAAAAGTGGTAAGCATAAAAATTCTCCTATTAACATCACGTTTACTACAATTTCTTACCCTTTTTACGTTGTACTATGGGCATCTTCAACTCCActctatttttttactttaaaatgaaGTGAAATGGAATATGGAGTAAGAAATGCTCAAacccaacttcatatctcactccataatggagtTTACTCCATAATTagagtaatatattttttgttcattactccatTATGAAATAAGATATAGAGTTGGATTGTAgcaattttattcaattttctattttacttcattttagaggaaaaaatgaagttttacattggagatgctctaacgaAAATTCTaatatctatttaaaatttgattagtAAATGAGAACTAATGGGGGATATTATATTTACGTAGGTGGATATGGTACACTTGAAGAGCTTCTTGAAGTAATCACTTGGGCGCAGCTTGGAATCCATGATAAACCAGTAATCATTTCGCCTCCATTTATATTACattgtttataaaaattcataattaatGAATTATATCTAATgattgtataatttaaaaacgAATGTGAAGGTGGGACTATTGAATGTGGAAGGATACTACAATTCATTGTTATCATTCATAGACAAAGCAGTGGAAGAAGGTTTCATTACACCAACTGCTCGTCATATCATTGTTTCTGCTCCTTCTGCAAAAGACCTTGTCAAGAAACTCGAGGTTATTTTCtccttttaatttatttacgactatatttaattaaaatttgtttctaACTGTTTCTTTTTTGGTTCAAAATATAGGAATATGTACCAAGGCATGAGAAGGTCGCCTCAAAGAAAAGTTGGGAGATGGAGCAAATTGGGCAGAGTCCCACTTGTCAAATCTCAAGATGAAGATGGACTAACTAATATTCTTAATTAGGATAAGCCCAATTGAATGTTTCTCCAGATTGGGTTCctttttattgattttaaacTTAGTCCCAGCAACCGGAAAATATAAGTtgacttttctttcttttcttttttttgtgtagTTGATTCTGTTGTTTCATGTATTTTTAGgcttttattttgaaaagaaaagaccaattttttttttttttttttgtattttgaaatatGCTTCCACGCACAACTCAATTGTTGgggtttatttttattgttgttgACGAGTTTAAGTTGATCTTTTTCTAATCTTTGGAGTTATTTATTTTGTCTGAACTTGTAATTATAGTCGCGGTTGATTTAGTAAATCACTGTTCACATTATTTTCAAGATaggattttttaataattttagcaatttatattcattttaaaaaattcaaatataaaatataaaaaaactaaattcatattatatagtatttttataatataaaattaagctAAAAGGATggaaaatacaaaattgttatcaaatctttattaataaaataattaattgtcatttttttttgtaacagttcattcataaatcaggccaagaccacgtcatatttccgcaaacacatggaaagtgggaacaggcGCAAACTTGACCGTCataattaattgtcatatatattaattattttaggtaattttgtagtattttttcttaataaaaaattatttttatacactattaatcaatttgatagttaatttaataaaatgcataatatatgtttaaataaactaatattttttaagattcTAAAAATTATTCTACTACTTTAAATACATAGTAGATGAAACAATAAGTTACATTGCTCGGAGTATAgagtttatttgttttaaaaatagtgACAAAAAAGATTTAGATTTGTTTGAAGGGTTCTACAATAATGTGTTTTTTGGAGGTATGCCGTCATGTTTGACGGGCCACATGGATGTtctaattgttatttttttttgtatcatatggtttttatagatatttatctattttttcttgttttatttattttatcgtAAGTTTAATAGTATCTGCCAAAGACGCAACAAAATATAATGGATTAATAtacatactagattttgacccgtgcttagaaagcgcggatttatttttgaaattaaataaattccttttatataagagaTAATATATAGGTTTGAGTACATTTAACTGAGTGCACTGAACCGTACCAAACTgggaaaaaaactcaaaattaagctgaatttcataaataatcgagcatagaaaaaatagaaacaaaagtaaggaccaaatgagtacttaaaattttaaaatataaattatatacctattaaacataactaaatcattaaaaatttatactattaatagaattatatgtggtaatgatcacatttgaataatctatcatatattcatatagatttattgttagagtaattatataatagattatgagaaaataataaatgaattcatataaattatgtaaagtatttatatagttagagaaatataagttaagaccaaataaatagttaagtctaataaaatggtccaacaaccttgtttaagtagattttttaggagtgattcccttttaatagtatagatattctttatatattttgtttttactcTTTACAGCGTTTTGTTGGCCAACACATTGTTTTAGTTTTGTATAAAATgaatttactattttatttttttgtcaactaaattTTCATTGATTCTATCCTATTGGGAAGACTAATTCTTGGGAGTTACCACATTTGGTATCAGATTTTGAATTTACAATAAAGGAGAAgcccaaaaaatttaaacaaaatacaGCCCAAATTGGAGATGCATCCAGAAACCTTCCACGTTTGATGAATGATCTTCTTGAGTCCACATCACCAGGACACGCATCTAACATGCGTTAAGCATCACCGCCGCATTGCTGCGCATCAGTGCCGTAAGCTTGCCATACCCAACTATTCCGATACCAAATATAGCCTTCCACTTTAATCAGGCGGAGGCAGCTCCTGACACAAAGATAACAAAGAGAGATCTGGAAAAAcccaaaggaaatataaaaaaaataactcatGATTTTCGTTTTAGAAGAGAAGGAGAGGAAATGATGCCACTTCCCGAACACACCAGACAACCTAATGTTGCTGATTCAGTTGGATTTGATGATCAACCTTCAATCTCTAATGAAGCTCCC belongs to Brassica rapa cultivar Chiifu-401-42 chromosome A07, CAAS_Brap_v3.01, whole genome shotgun sequence and includes:
- the LOC103829723 gene encoding cytokinin riboside 5'-monophosphate phosphoribohydrolase LOG1, whose protein sequence is MYVQRTFTPTHNEKEILLSVFKKQNCVLEKKDKEMEVEPKFKRICVFCGSSAGNKTSYRDAAIELGAELVSKNIDLVYGGGSIGLMGLISQAVYNGGRHVIGVIPKTLMPKEITGETVGEVKAVADMHERKAEMAKHSDAFIALPGGYGTLEELLEVITWAQLGIHDKPVGLLNVEGYYNSLLSFIDKAVEEGFITPTARHIIVSAPSAKDLVKKLEEYVPRHEKVASKKSWEMEQIGQSPTCQISR